In Aliivibrio wodanis, a genomic segment contains:
- the vasH gene encoding Sigma-54 dependent transcriptional regulator VasH, translated as MSQWLAFATELVGVRKPHLLALRFVALLNQGMKLRDSFLLLPSRDGRNLVPHDSQRQYAWSVTDFDVPFAHVLQSLKPMQLTVEDLVFWRSNRAFSELVENVGMFDSVCVQPLPMGDRQVHSILLMIGENHKISSVLKDTGFIKFVDVFAQQWKLLTEMEREEQTRMEMKESLYDIQRDSAKRVMANRLATTLIGESAVMQKLREQIVSAANSQLSIMVQGETGTGKELVAAAVHELSSRQSAPMVAVNCAAIPEHLLESELFGYCKGAFSGADTDKQGLIAQADGGTLFLDEIGDMPLTLQAKLLRVLETRTFRPLGGKQEQSSGFRLVSATHVNLIEQVRKKTFRQDLYYRLFQYPILLPNLSVRLEDLVLLCSHFVRMFNEQHGTSIRGLNYRALDCLKQYDFPGNVRELKYLVEFGCAQTLDGTEIEAGCLTHRLNLMRNLEPVAESNFVSVSEPVLSFEEQSYTSNFAVIDDLKQAINDFETTIITERLMHFSGDRAKAAKSLGIPKRTLAYKCQKLEIKA; from the coding sequence ATGAGTCAATGGTTGGCGTTTGCTACTGAATTGGTGGGGGTAAGAAAACCTCACCTGCTTGCGTTGCGTTTTGTCGCTTTACTTAATCAAGGCATGAAACTAAGGGACAGCTTTTTACTGTTACCGTCGCGAGATGGTCGCAATTTGGTTCCGCATGACTCTCAGCGCCAATATGCATGGTCAGTGACTGATTTTGATGTCCCTTTTGCACACGTCTTGCAATCGCTTAAACCCATGCAGCTGACAGTCGAAGATTTGGTTTTTTGGCGTTCAAACCGAGCGTTCTCTGAATTGGTCGAGAACGTAGGAATGTTTGATTCTGTGTGTGTGCAGCCTTTGCCAATGGGTGATAGACAAGTCCATTCCATACTGCTGATGATAGGAGAAAACCACAAGATCTCAAGCGTACTTAAAGACACGGGCTTTATAAAGTTTGTTGATGTGTTTGCTCAGCAATGGAAATTGCTCACAGAAATGGAGCGTGAAGAGCAAACTCGTATGGAAATGAAAGAGTCGCTTTATGATATACAACGCGACTCAGCGAAACGAGTGATGGCTAATCGCTTGGCAACGACGCTGATCGGGGAAAGTGCAGTAATGCAAAAGTTGAGAGAGCAGATTGTTTCTGCTGCGAACTCTCAGCTTTCCATAATGGTTCAAGGTGAAACAGGAACAGGCAAAGAACTTGTTGCAGCTGCTGTTCATGAGCTCTCATCTCGTCAGTCAGCGCCAATGGTTGCCGTTAACTGTGCTGCCATCCCTGAACATCTACTAGAGAGTGAGTTGTTTGGTTACTGTAAAGGCGCTTTCTCAGGTGCGGATACAGATAAGCAAGGTCTTATTGCACAAGCAGATGGAGGCACATTATTTCTAGATGAAATTGGCGACATGCCCCTGACTCTTCAAGCAAAGTTACTTCGTGTATTAGAGACTCGGACATTTCGTCCTCTTGGCGGAAAGCAAGAACAAAGCTCTGGTTTCCGATTAGTTTCAGCAACACACGTTAATTTGATCGAACAGGTAAGAAAAAAAACCTTCCGACAAGATTTGTATTATCGACTGTTCCAATATCCGATTTTATTACCTAATTTGTCAGTTCGATTGGAAGATTTAGTTTTGCTATGCAGTCACTTCGTACGCATGTTTAATGAGCAACACGGCACAAGCATTCGAGGCCTCAATTATCGAGCACTAGACTGTTTAAAACAGTATGATTTTCCGGGCAATGTTCGTGAGCTTAAGTATCTTGTGGAGTTTGGTTGCGCACAAACCCTAGATGGAACAGAAATTGAGGCAGGTTGCCTTACCCATCGCTTAAACTTAATGCGTAACCTTGAACCCGTCGCAGAGTCGAATTTTGTCTCCGTTTCGGAGCCAGTATTATCTTTTGAAGAACAAAGTTATACATCTAACTTTGCCGTGATTGATGATTTAAAGCAAGCTATCAACGACTTTGAAACTACCATCATTACCGAAAGGTTAATGCATTTCTCTGGTGATCGGGCTAAGGCTGCAAAAAGCCTTGGTATTCCAAAACGGACGCTGGCGTACAAGTGCCAAAAATTGGAGATCAAAGCATGA
- the vasI gene encoding type VI secretion-related protein VasI: protein MKQCLVAAIAASSWLSVSSTSFANQPENLVEQANQCRQIPARLDRLTCFDAVFATPLEEHTSLAADNSYPSEWNRAIEARDDLEPGEGWALVVEGKGKEGSAWVALPAQNTMFAEQDAPVLLLSCINNLSRVELALPQEAVDARIQVSVRGAMQYWRSDDDGVLFSSARGLPAIDMMKRIANDPYLTLRSNSDFADGLQFNTRDLKHGLRALRERCGW from the coding sequence ATGAAGCAGTGCCTTGTAGCAGCAATTGCGGCATCCAGTTGGCTTAGCGTTAGTTCGACCAGTTTTGCAAATCAACCCGAGAATTTGGTGGAGCAGGCGAACCAGTGCCGACAAATACCAGCTCGCTTAGACCGTCTAACATGCTTTGATGCTGTCTTCGCAACGCCATTAGAAGAGCATACTTCCCTCGCTGCCGATAACTCTTACCCTTCGGAATGGAATCGGGCGATTGAGGCTCGTGATGACTTAGAGCCTGGAGAGGGATGGGCCTTAGTTGTAGAAGGCAAAGGCAAGGAGGGAAGTGCTTGGGTTGCTTTACCGGCTCAAAATACCATGTTTGCAGAGCAAGATGCACCAGTACTGTTGCTTAGTTGTATCAACAATTTGAGCCGTGTTGAGTTAGCGTTGCCTCAAGAAGCAGTTGATGCGCGTATCCAAGTTTCTGTTCGTGGAGCGATGCAGTATTGGCGTAGTGATGACGATGGCGTGTTGTTTTCATCAGCGCGAGGTTTACCTGCAATCGACATGATGAAGCGCATCGCGAATGACCCATACCTCACGTTGCGCTCCAATTCAGATTTTGCTGATGGCCTTCAGTTTAACACTCGTGACTTAAAGCATGGCCTTCGAGCGTTACGCGAACGTTGTGGTTGGTAG
- a CDS encoding type VI secretion-related protein (ImpA domain protein), which produces MEITEYRQCIAKPISNDSPVGERLVDHPLFDFVEDQMIKVGSLAHASVQWNEVEHSTLKLLGEQSKDIKLLVYLLQCLHNQVTPMRLITSFEVMGEFISHYWNECFPAPGPRGNLPRRKFFSQMAQRFTLVIDKFDFSTLDETDRQALQKAVTEWKEAIEKLELTSELVDSVMVRVKGELSRAEESQRVTEQSEAKAEQVALTSVTPSSSSVVVDHSSDKAAKQTLLKVADFLSEQDYGIALAIRLRRFAVWGSISSLPDRKQDGETMLRGMQVDRVKDYQDQLRHPDLALWRKVEQSLTLAPYWFEGHLMSHAIAKQLGKEDWCKAIVEETQNFLNRMPSLFELKFKGGEPFVSESVKEWLINADQVDGSSGQSVGGDWQEKRKEALQLAKEGGIAVALSMLNDGLVSAVEPRDQFYWRLLAADLMRTNHLDAMAKEQYQTLNSQIENLTVPDWEPSLVEQIQRHTTSE; this is translated from the coding sequence ATGGAAATTACTGAATACCGTCAATGTATCGCTAAACCGATCAGCAATGACAGTCCAGTTGGCGAACGACTTGTCGATCATCCCCTTTTTGACTTTGTCGAAGACCAGATGATAAAAGTTGGCTCGCTCGCTCATGCTTCGGTCCAGTGGAATGAAGTTGAACACAGCACGTTAAAGCTCCTTGGAGAGCAGAGTAAAGATATTAAACTGCTCGTTTATTTACTCCAATGCTTACACAATCAAGTGACGCCAATGCGCCTCATTACATCGTTTGAAGTAATGGGGGAGTTTATAAGCCACTATTGGAATGAGTGCTTTCCAGCGCCGGGACCAAGGGGGAACTTGCCAAGAAGAAAGTTCTTCAGCCAAATGGCTCAACGTTTTACTTTAGTGATCGATAAGTTTGATTTCTCGACGTTAGATGAAACAGATCGCCAAGCGTTACAAAAAGCCGTAACAGAATGGAAAGAGGCGATTGAGAAGCTAGAACTTACCTCTGAGTTAGTTGACTCTGTCATGGTTCGAGTTAAAGGCGAGCTTTCACGCGCTGAAGAAAGCCAACGAGTTACCGAGCAAAGTGAGGCAAAAGCCGAACAAGTTGCACTGACATCTGTCACGCCGTCATCTTCAAGTGTGGTGGTAGACCACTCTAGTGACAAAGCGGCTAAACAAACGCTGTTGAAAGTGGCCGATTTCCTTTCCGAACAGGATTATGGAATTGCTCTGGCTATTCGACTTCGACGTTTCGCCGTCTGGGGCAGTATTTCTTCACTACCAGATCGTAAACAAGATGGCGAAACCATGCTCCGTGGTATGCAAGTCGATCGAGTAAAAGACTATCAAGATCAGCTTCGTCACCCTGACCTTGCTCTATGGCGAAAAGTAGAACAAAGCCTGACGCTTGCTCCGTATTGGTTTGAGGGACACCTCATGAGTCACGCCATCGCCAAACAGTTGGGTAAAGAGGACTGGTGTAAAGCCATAGTGGAAGAGACGCAAAACTTTCTCAATCGCATGCCTTCCTTATTCGAGCTGAAGTTTAAAGGGGGTGAACCATTCGTTTCAGAAAGCGTAAAAGAGTGGTTAATCAACGCTGATCAAGTTGATGGTTCGTCCGGTCAGTCTGTTGGCGGTGATTGGCAGGAAAAACGCAAAGAAGCGCTTCAACTGGCAAAAGAAGGAGGCATCGCCGTCGCCCTTTCTATGTTGAATGATGGCTTAGTCAGCGCAGTCGAGCCAAGAGACCAGTTTTATTGGCGACTTTTGGCTGCTGATTTAATGCGCACCAACCATCTCGATGCAATGGCAAAAGAACAATATCAAACACTCAATAGCCAGATCGAAAATCTCACCGTTCCTGATTGGGAACCGAGTTTGGTTGAACAAATACAAAGACATACAACGTCAGAGTAA